In the Daphnia pulicaria isolate SC F1-1A chromosome 2, SC_F0-13Bv2, whole genome shotgun sequence genome, one interval contains:
- the LOC124327666 gene encoding tetratricopeptide repeat protein 1-like, with amino-acid sequence MNFPKRIEEQTEKLKQEMFGDISRQNLYSHLSSKHPGLLSSFKAACIRGEQTPSKRNREEDSDTADLQGKNQIALKDCTKALELNPTYFKALMRRAKLYEELDQLDKALADYKELHELQPTNGELIVP; translated from the exons ATGAATTTTCCTAAACGTATTGAGGAGCAAACAGAAAAGCTCAAACAAGAAATGTTTG GTGACATATCTCGACAAAACCTTTACTCACATTTATCGTCCAAACATCCTGGTCTGCTTTCTTCATTCAAAGCTGCTTGTATACGTGGCGAGCAAACGCcgtcaaaaagaaatcgaGAGGAAGATTCAGACACTGCTGATCTTCAa ggtaaaaatcaaattgcttTGAAAGATTGCACAAAAGCTTTAGAATTGAATCCAACATATTTCAAAGCACTTATGCGACGAGCCAAACTTTATGAAGAATTAGATCAACTTGACAAGGCTTTAGCTGACTATAAAGAATTACATGAACTACAGCCCACCAATGGGGAGTTAATTGTGCCTTGA